The Nocardia terpenica genome has a segment encoding these proteins:
- a CDS encoding DUF2332 domain-containing protein, protein MDTARRYRLFADREARGNSPIYQQWARGVADDPDLLALAEQLPPEKRRPQLLFAAARYAGLEPVSFAEFRDWVRAHWDTVREVVSAHDLQTNEPARTALLLPALAGLPEPLALIEVGAAAGLCLYPDRYSFRYGDMEIDLDPVDGPSPVVLSCATSGAPTLPARLPEVVHRAGVDRNPLDVTDAEDMRWLECLVSPDEEDRLQRLRAAIEVARKQPPDIVAGDLATAVTDLVYAAPGDTTVVVVNTSVLPHAAPETRAKFEQTMRNLPCHWISNEAPGMIALPADRMPPPPEDTDYAVLALDGEPLAYTAPHGRSLIWFG, encoded by the coding sequence ATGGACACCGCGCGTCGCTATCGACTCTTCGCCGACCGGGAGGCGCGCGGGAACTCGCCGATCTACCAGCAGTGGGCGCGGGGCGTCGCCGACGACCCCGACCTACTCGCCCTCGCCGAGCAATTACCGCCCGAGAAGCGGCGGCCCCAGTTACTCTTCGCCGCCGCCCGGTATGCCGGGCTGGAGCCGGTTTCGTTCGCGGAATTCCGGGATTGGGTTCGGGCACACTGGGATACGGTGCGCGAGGTGGTGTCGGCACACGACCTGCAAACCAATGAGCCCGCCCGCACGGCGCTGCTGCTGCCCGCGCTGGCCGGGCTGCCCGAGCCGCTGGCCCTGATCGAGGTGGGCGCGGCGGCCGGGCTGTGCCTGTACCCGGACCGCTACAGCTTCCGCTACGGCGATATGGAGATCGACCTGGATCCGGTCGACGGCCCGTCCCCGGTGGTGTTGTCCTGCGCCACATCCGGCGCGCCGACGCTGCCCGCCCGGCTGCCGGAGGTGGTGCACCGGGCGGGCGTGGACCGCAATCCGCTCGATGTCACCGACGCCGAGGACATGCGCTGGCTGGAATGCCTGGTGTCGCCGGACGAGGAGGACCGGCTGCAGCGCCTGCGGGCGGCCATCGAGGTGGCGCGCAAACAGCCGCCGGACATCGTCGCCGGGGATCTCGCCACCGCCGTCACCGATCTCGTCTACGCCGCGCCCGGGGACACCACGGTCGTGGTCGTGAACACCTCCGTGCTGCCGCACGCCGCGCCCGAAACCCGCGCCAAGTTCGAGCAGACGATGCGAAATCTCCCGTGCCACTGGATATCCAACGAGGCGCCGGGCATGATCGCGCTGCCCGCCGATCGGATGCCGCCCCCGCCCGAGGACACCGACTACGCCGTGCTCGCGCTGGACGGCGAACCGCTCGCCTACACCGCGCCGCACGGCCGGAGCCTGATCTGGTTCGGCTGA
- a CDS encoding asparagine synthase-related protein has protein sequence MKTFDGREKSLLRHAAKHVLPRSIAERVKSPYPSTQDPGYVVNLQQLAK, from the coding sequence CTGAAGACCTTCGACGGCCGGGAGAAGAGCCTGCTGCGGCACGCGGCGAAACACGTACTGCCACGGTCGATCGCGGAGCGGGTGAAGAGCCCCTACCCGTCGACGCAGGACCCGGGCTACGTCGTCAACCTGCAGCAACTGGCGAAGTAG
- a CDS encoding asparagine synthase-related protein, translating into MDRNGIHPRTYWRLTAAEHTDGRDETVARVRDLLTDIVDRQLVADVPRCVLLSGGLDSSSITGLAVTRLARDGERVRTFSVDFVGQERNFVPDLMRETPDSPLVREMAALGDPHAAAAGVAEPGGPHRRAVRARARRG; encoded by the coding sequence GTGGACCGCAACGGTATTCATCCGCGCACCTACTGGCGGCTGACCGCGGCCGAGCACACCGACGGCCGAGACGAGACGGTCGCCCGGGTGCGGGATCTGCTCACCGATATCGTGGATCGGCAGCTGGTGGCGGACGTGCCGCGCTGCGTATTGCTCTCCGGCGGACTGGATTCCAGCTCCATCACCGGTCTGGCGGTGACGCGGCTGGCGCGCGACGGCGAGCGGGTGCGCACCTTCTCGGTCGATTTCGTCGGTCAGGAACGCAATTTCGTGCCCGACCTGATGCGCGAGACCCCCGATTCGCCCCTCGTCCGGGAGATGGCCGCGCTGGGGGATCCTCACGCCGCGGCTGCGGGAGTGGCTGAACCTGGAGGCCCACATCGCCGAGCAGTACGCGCACGCGCGCGCCGAGGTTGA